In a genomic window of bacterium:
- a CDS encoding transporter substrate-binding domain-containing protein gives MPPPAPSALPLRVGSSGDYPPFSLRAPGGELTGFDVAVAEAFTRARGRRLELVPFRWPDLSAALARGDFAVAMSGVTIRPERLWQGRFTDAVVRTAAVLLLRRTAPRTPAVAVNRGGHLERVARATLPDVRLVVVDDNRALGMLLRDGRVDGIVTDELEAAALAPELAGVPLEAPRVLARDRKAYWLPPDAAALADELDTWLRAAEQGGTLPALRARFGLPDDAAMPAATAHACDLVGRRMMLMPAIAAAKQAAGRPIVDPAREAVVLARAEQAAVRLGLAPAPYVALTRALVGAAVAAQQAVVVPRGAAATAALPDLETLRLALDRIDAALAPALAEAVPLETTVAVLSGRLVEDAGGTLDASAARALARALRALRRTS, from the coding sequence GTGCCGCCGCCCGCTCCGTCCGCGCTGCCGCTGCGGGTCGGCAGCAGCGGCGACTATCCGCCGTTCTCGCTGCGCGCGCCCGGCGGCGAGCTCACCGGCTTCGACGTCGCCGTGGCCGAGGCGTTCACGCGGGCGCGCGGACGGCGGCTCGAGCTGGTGCCGTTCCGCTGGCCCGACCTGTCCGCGGCGCTCGCGCGCGGCGACTTCGCCGTCGCCATGAGCGGGGTCACGATCCGCCCCGAGCGGCTCTGGCAGGGACGCTTCACCGACGCCGTCGTGCGCACCGCGGCCGTGCTGCTGCTCCGGCGCACCGCGCCGCGGACACCGGCGGTCGCCGTGAATCGCGGCGGTCATCTCGAGCGCGTCGCCCGCGCGACGCTGCCCGACGTGCGGCTCGTCGTGGTCGACGACAACCGCGCCCTCGGCATGCTGCTGCGCGACGGCCGCGTCGACGGCATCGTGACCGACGAGCTGGAGGCGGCGGCGCTCGCGCCCGAGCTCGCCGGCGTGCCGCTCGAGGCGCCGCGCGTGCTCGCCCGGGACCGCAAGGCGTACTGGCTGCCGCCCGACGCGGCGGCGCTCGCCGACGAGCTCGACACCTGGCTGCGCGCGGCGGAGCAGGGCGGCACCCTGCCGGCGCTGCGCGCACGCTTCGGGCTGCCGGACGACGCCGCCATGCCGGCCGCGACCGCGCACGCGTGCGATCTCGTCGGGCGGCGCATGATGCTGATGCCGGCGATCGCCGCCGCGAAGCAGGCGGCCGGGCGGCCGATCGTCGATCCCGCACGCGAGGCGGTCGTGCTCGCGCGTGCCGAGCAGGCGGCGGTGCGGCTCGGTCTCGCGCCTGCCCCGTACGTCGCGCTGACCCGCGCCCTCGTCGGCGCGGCCGTCGCCGCGCAGCAGGCCGTGGTGGTGCCCCGCGGCGCGGCCGCAACCGCTGCGCTCCCCGATCTCGAGACGCTGCGCCTCGCGCTCGATCGCATCGACGCCGCTCTCGCTCCGGCGCTGGCCGAAGCGGTGCCGCTCGAAACCACCGTCGCCGTGCTGTCCGGCCGGCTGGTCGAGGACGCGGGCGGGACGCTCGACGCGTCCGCCGCGCGCGCGCTGGCGCGGGCGTTGCGCGCCCTTCGCAGGACGTCCTGA
- a CDS encoding PD-(D/E)XK nuclease family protein: MAGRGRRRGTGTPAQGGGADVVPDTGLVCAPSAAARVAAAGTWLRARGDAAEVLVVAPTWEACDDLVRQQLGAAGARFGVVRLTLDRLAARLAAPALARDGLAPATELGMAAVAARAVHRLHEAGTFRFFAPVADRPGFPPAVARTIAELRMHDVGPAALAALPHGGADLAALATAIAGELAAAQLADRATMFAAAVAAARALPAPAPIGLPVLLLDLPIATALEEALVGALAGTGAPVLATVPTGDADAERRIARALRRPATQLPVRGAGALTALQQHLFAAGMPPRGRLDDGVHLRAWPGEARECVEIVRAIQTEAAAGTPFDRMAVLLHAPTQYASHLEEAFGRAEIPFFFARGARRPHPGGRALLTLLACAGEGCSARRFAEYLSLGQVPDPDAPARADYVPPENELLPAAPPPPPDDDDGLLADPDAAGAVAGTLRAPPRWERLLVDAAVIGGGLDRWQRRLDGLEAELRAQRAELEDEDEARAARVDKQLADLGHLRAFAIPIVERLGTLPPAARWGDWIERLSALAAAALRDPAPVLATLAELAPMAPVGPVDLDEVRLVLGPRLRDLTEPPPRRRYGAVFVGTTRAARGLAFDVVLVPGLAENLFPSKLVEDPILLDAQRRALARELPTEPERVAGERLALRLAVGAARRRVHLSYPRVDVERARPRVASFYALEALRAALGELPGFGELAAQAEREAAARLGWPAPERPDDAIDAAEYDLTLLAPLLDADEATVVGTANYLLAANPHLARALRARARRWIKRWTPADGLVDPDDLARAMLAPHQLERRSYSPTALQHYAACPYRFFLQAVHRLAPREEPVALDVMDPLTRGSLFHDVQFGVLTRLRDAGSLPLRPEGLDAAFAVGDAVLGEEAGRRHDALKPAIPRVWQDGIDALRADLREWLRRMADAEDGWVPQRFELAFGLPRGDRRHADPASGGDPVPVLAETLRLRGAIDLVERHPRGQLRVTDHKTGKVAAPAGVVVGGGQILQPLLYALAAEKVLGEPVTSGRLYYCTSTGEYTIREVRLDAQSRDVVGTVVSTIGDALRDGFLPAAPAERACRWCDYQAVCGPWEEQRVRLKPAERLGPLLRLRALS; the protein is encoded by the coding sequence ATGGCGGGGCGCGGACGGCGGCGAGGAACGGGGACGCCGGCGCAGGGTGGTGGCGCCGACGTCGTTCCCGACACCGGCCTCGTCTGCGCGCCGTCGGCGGCCGCGCGCGTCGCCGCCGCCGGCACCTGGCTGCGTGCCCGCGGCGACGCGGCCGAGGTGCTCGTGGTCGCGCCCACCTGGGAGGCGTGCGACGATCTCGTGCGCCAGCAGCTCGGTGCGGCGGGCGCGCGCTTCGGTGTCGTGCGCCTCACGCTCGACCGCCTGGCCGCGCGCCTCGCGGCGCCGGCGCTCGCCCGCGACGGCCTCGCGCCCGCGACCGAGCTCGGCATGGCCGCCGTCGCGGCGCGGGCCGTGCATCGCCTGCACGAGGCCGGGACGTTCCGCTTCTTCGCGCCGGTCGCCGACCGGCCGGGCTTCCCGCCCGCGGTGGCGCGCACGATCGCCGAGCTGCGCATGCACGACGTCGGGCCCGCGGCGCTCGCGGCGCTGCCGCACGGCGGGGCCGATCTCGCCGCGCTGGCCACGGCGATCGCCGGCGAGCTGGCGGCGGCGCAGCTCGCCGATCGCGCCACGATGTTCGCGGCGGCCGTCGCTGCCGCCCGCGCGCTGCCCGCGCCGGCGCCGATCGGCCTGCCGGTCCTGCTCCTCGACCTGCCGATCGCGACGGCGCTCGAGGAGGCCCTCGTCGGCGCCCTCGCCGGCACCGGCGCGCCGGTGCTCGCCACCGTTCCGACCGGCGACGCCGATGCCGAGCGGCGGATCGCGCGCGCGCTCCGCCGTCCCGCGACGCAGCTACCGGTGCGCGGCGCGGGCGCGCTCACCGCGCTCCAGCAGCACCTCTTCGCAGCGGGCATGCCGCCGCGCGGCCGCCTCGACGACGGCGTCCACCTGCGTGCCTGGCCGGGCGAGGCGCGCGAGTGCGTCGAGATCGTGCGCGCGATCCAGACCGAGGCGGCGGCCGGCACGCCGTTCGACCGCATGGCGGTCCTGCTGCACGCGCCGACGCAGTACGCGTCGCACCTCGAGGAGGCCTTCGGCCGCGCCGAGATCCCCTTCTTCTTCGCGCGCGGCGCGCGCCGCCCGCACCCCGGCGGCCGCGCCCTGCTGACGCTGCTCGCGTGCGCCGGCGAGGGCTGCTCGGCGCGCCGCTTCGCCGAATACCTGTCGCTCGGCCAGGTGCCCGACCCGGACGCACCGGCGCGCGCCGACTACGTGCCGCCCGAGAACGAGCTGCTCCCGGCCGCGCCGCCGCCGCCGCCGGACGACGACGACGGGCTGCTCGCCGATCCCGACGCCGCCGGCGCGGTCGCGGGCACGCTGCGGGCGCCGCCGCGCTGGGAGCGGCTCCTCGTCGACGCGGCGGTGATCGGCGGCGGCCTCGATCGCTGGCAGCGCCGCCTCGACGGCCTCGAAGCCGAGCTGCGCGCCCAGCGCGCCGAGCTCGAGGACGAAGACGAGGCCCGCGCCGCGCGTGTCGACAAGCAGCTCGCCGACCTCGGCCATCTGCGCGCCTTCGCGATCCCGATCGTCGAGCGCCTCGGCACGCTGCCGCCCGCGGCGCGCTGGGGGGATTGGATCGAGCGGCTGTCGGCGCTCGCCGCCGCCGCCCTGCGCGATCCCGCGCCGGTGCTCGCGACGCTCGCCGAGCTGGCGCCGATGGCGCCGGTCGGACCCGTCGACCTCGACGAGGTGCGGCTCGTGCTCGGCCCTCGCCTGCGCGACCTCACCGAGCCGCCGCCGCGCCGCCGCTACGGCGCCGTCTTCGTCGGCACCACGCGCGCCGCGCGCGGCCTCGCCTTCGACGTCGTGCTCGTGCCGGGCCTCGCCGAGAACCTCTTTCCGTCGAAGCTGGTCGAGGATCCGATCCTGCTCGACGCCCAGCGCCGGGCGCTCGCGCGCGAGCTGCCCACCGAGCCCGAGCGCGTGGCGGGCGAGCGGCTCGCGCTGCGGCTCGCGGTGGGTGCGGCACGCCGGCGGGTCCACCTCTCGTACCCGCGCGTCGACGTCGAGCGCGCGCGGCCGCGGGTCGCGTCCTTCTACGCGCTGGAGGCGCTGCGGGCGGCCCTCGGCGAGCTGCCCGGCTTCGGCGAGCTGGCCGCGCAGGCCGAGCGCGAAGCCGCGGCGCGCCTCGGCTGGCCGGCGCCCGAGCGCCCCGACGACGCCATCGACGCCGCCGAGTACGACCTGACGCTGCTGGCGCCGCTGCTCGACGCCGACGAGGCGACCGTCGTCGGCACGGCCAACTATCTCCTCGCCGCCAATCCGCATCTCGCCCGCGCGCTGCGCGCCCGGGCGCGGCGCTGGATCAAGCGCTGGACGCCCGCCGACGGCCTCGTCGATCCCGACGACCTCGCGCGCGCCATGCTGGCGCCGCATCAGCTCGAGCGGCGCTCGTACTCGCCCACCGCGCTGCAGCACTACGCGGCCTGCCCGTACCGCTTCTTCCTCCAGGCCGTGCACCGGCTGGCGCCGCGCGAGGAGCCGGTGGCGCTCGACGTGATGGACCCGCTCACGCGCGGCAGCCTCTTCCACGACGTGCAGTTCGGCGTGCTGACGCGGCTGCGCGACGCGGGCAGCCTGCCGCTGCGGCCCGAGGGTCTCGACGCCGCGTTCGCCGTCGGCGACGCGGTGCTGGGCGAGGAGGCCGGGCGCCGCCACGACGCGCTCAAGCCGGCGATCCCGCGCGTGTGGCAGGACGGCATCGACGCGCTGCGCGCCGACCTGCGCGAGTGGCTGCGACGCATGGCCGACGCCGAGGACGGCTGGGTGCCGCAGCGCTTCGAGCTGGCGTTCGGCCTGCCGCGCGGCGACCGCCGTCACGCCGATCCGGCGAGCGGCGGCGACCCGGTGCCCGTGCTCGCCGAGACGCTGCGCCTGCGCGGGGCCATCGACCTCGTCGAGCGCCATCCGCGCGGCCAGCTGCGCGTCACCGACCACAAGACCGGCAAGGTCGCCGCGCCGGCGGGCGTCGTCGTGGGCGGCGGACAGATCCTCCAGCCGCTGCTCTACGCGCTGGCGGCCGAGAAGGTGCTGGGCGAGCCCGTGACCTCGGGCCGGCTCTACTACTGCACGTCCACCGGCGAGTACACGATCCGTGAGGTGCGGCTCGACGCGCAGAGCCGCGACGTCGTCGGCACGGTGGTGTCGACCATCGGCGACGCCCTGCGCGACGGCTTCCTGCCCGCCGCCCCGGCCGAGCGCGCCTGCCGCTGGTGCGACTACCAGGCGGTGTGCGGCCCGTGGGAGGAGCAGCGCGTGCGTCTCAAGCCCGCGGAGCGGCTCGGCCCGCTGCTGCGGCTGCGGGCCCTGTCGTGA
- a CDS encoding UvrD-helicase domain-containing protein gives MSTEPLADQAARDRIRDELDTTLVVEAAAGTGKTTALVARMVAALCAGRTRLDRLVAVTFTEAAAGELKLRLRTAIERARQDTATPPAARANLDRALAQLELARIATIHSFCADLLRERPVAARVDPMFQVAPDDTAETLFEQVFERWFEGQLGRPGEGVRRVLRQRGRSDDGPRQKLRSAARELSAWRDFRAAWAPHPFARDAAIDELMRELEALGAGAAQGDPEDYFVRSLREVARFVDDVRRREASSGRDWDGLEAELGGLARQRHWRWRGWRPRPGDTAKQQLVARRDAVKAALDEFVRAAGADLAPRLRDDLMAVVDAYEKRKERAGCLDFLDLLLRARDLVRDDAATRAELQGRWTHLFVDEFQDTDPLQAELLLLLAADDPAETDWRRVRPVPGKLFLVGDPKQSIYRFRRADVQLYEGVKARLLAAGADVLHLTVSFRSVPAIQEAVNAAMRPAMEAAAGTQAAYVPLAPHRADHPTQPALVVLPAPQPFGDWGKAVQWKIDESLPDAVAAFVDWLVRDSGWTVTEREQPTVEVRVQPRHVCLLFRRLRSWGADVTRPYVRALEARHLRHVLVGGSSFHAREEVAALRSALGAIERPDDELALFATLRGPLFALSDAQLLAWRAAMGSLHPFRRLPDALPPELVEVADALAVLRDLHRRRNRRPLADTIARLLAAVRAHAGLAIWPTGEQALANVTRLMDMARRAERQGVTSFRAFVERLERDAEDGEAGEAPIVEDGTEGVRLMTVHRAKGLEFPVVMLVDPTASMTPLEPQRHVDPARNLCALRLAGAAPAELASAREEEQAREHEEAVRLLYVAATRARDLLVVGALGDGPGDVLADSWLSPLWPALYPPADRSRVPEETQPPGCPELRGDCVVERSDRVPRPEGSVAPGLHRPALGTHAVVWWAPSALRLGVEEKVGQKQQALLRADESGARSDAGVEAHAAWLATHARVRAAAGTPSLVVTTATERAAADARGGEDVGLEAVGAPGARPHGTRFGTLVHAVLAAVPLDADAPTVDAVAVLQGRILGAAADEVTAAARVVLAALAHPLLRRAAAATVCRRETPVLLRLDDGTLVEGVIDAAFEEPTGWTVIDWKTDLELGERVEQYRRQVALYAAAVARATGRPARGVLLRV, from the coding sequence GTGAGCACGGAGCCGCTCGCCGACCAGGCCGCGCGCGACCGCATCCGCGACGAGCTCGACACCACGCTCGTGGTCGAGGCCGCCGCGGGCACGGGTAAGACGACGGCGCTGGTCGCGCGCATGGTCGCGGCGCTGTGCGCCGGGCGCACGCGCCTCGATCGCCTGGTCGCCGTGACCTTCACCGAGGCCGCCGCGGGCGAGCTGAAGCTGCGCCTGCGCACCGCCATCGAGCGCGCGCGCCAGGACACGGCGACGCCGCCGGCGGCGCGCGCCAACCTCGATCGCGCCCTCGCCCAGCTCGAGCTGGCACGGATCGCGACCATCCATTCGTTCTGCGCCGACCTGCTGCGCGAGCGGCCGGTCGCCGCGCGCGTCGACCCGATGTTCCAGGTCGCGCCCGACGACACCGCCGAGACCCTCTTCGAGCAGGTCTTCGAGCGCTGGTTCGAGGGCCAGCTGGGCCGCCCGGGCGAGGGCGTGCGGCGCGTGCTGCGCCAGCGCGGGCGCAGCGACGACGGCCCGCGCCAGAAGCTGCGCAGCGCCGCCCGCGAGCTGTCGGCGTGGCGCGACTTCCGCGCCGCGTGGGCGCCGCACCCGTTCGCGCGCGACGCGGCGATCGACGAGCTGATGCGCGAGCTCGAAGCGCTCGGCGCCGGCGCCGCGCAGGGCGATCCCGAGGACTACTTCGTGCGCTCGCTGCGCGAGGTCGCGCGCTTCGTCGACGACGTGCGCCGGCGCGAGGCGTCGTCGGGTCGCGACTGGGACGGGCTCGAGGCCGAGCTGGGCGGGCTCGCACGCCAGCGGCACTGGCGCTGGCGCGGGTGGCGGCCGCGTCCGGGCGACACCGCGAAGCAGCAGCTCGTCGCCCGCCGCGACGCCGTGAAGGCCGCGCTCGACGAGTTCGTGCGTGCGGCCGGCGCCGACCTCGCGCCGCGGCTGCGCGACGACCTCATGGCGGTCGTCGACGCGTACGAGAAGCGCAAGGAGCGCGCCGGCTGCCTCGACTTCCTCGACCTCCTGCTGCGCGCCCGCGACCTCGTACGCGACGACGCGGCCACGCGCGCGGAGCTCCAGGGGCGCTGGACGCACCTCTTCGTCGACGAGTTCCAGGACACGGATCCGCTCCAGGCCGAGCTGCTGCTCCTGCTCGCCGCCGACGATCCCGCCGAGACCGACTGGCGGCGGGTGCGGCCGGTGCCGGGCAAGCTCTTCCTCGTCGGTGATCCGAAGCAGTCGATCTACCGCTTCCGGCGCGCCGACGTGCAGCTCTACGAGGGCGTGAAGGCCCGGCTGCTGGCCGCCGGCGCCGACGTCCTCCACCTCACGGTGAGCTTCCGCTCCGTGCCGGCCATCCAGGAGGCCGTGAACGCGGCGATGCGGCCGGCGATGGAGGCGGCGGCGGGCACGCAGGCGGCCTACGTGCCGCTGGCGCCGCACCGTGCGGACCATCCGACGCAGCCCGCGCTCGTCGTGCTGCCGGCGCCGCAGCCGTTCGGCGACTGGGGCAAGGCCGTGCAGTGGAAGATCGACGAGTCGCTCCCCGACGCGGTGGCGGCGTTCGTCGACTGGCTCGTGCGCGACAGCGGCTGGACGGTCACCGAGCGCGAGCAGCCCACGGTGGAGGTTCGGGTGCAGCCGCGCCACGTCTGTCTCCTCTTTCGCCGCCTGCGCTCGTGGGGCGCCGACGTGACGCGGCCCTACGTGCGCGCGCTCGAAGCGCGGCACCTGCGGCACGTGCTGGTCGGCGGCAGCTCGTTCCACGCCCGGGAGGAGGTGGCGGCGCTGCGCAGCGCGCTCGGCGCGATCGAGCGGCCCGACGACGAGCTGGCCCTGTTCGCCACCTTGCGCGGCCCGCTGTTCGCGCTCTCCGACGCGCAGCTTCTGGCCTGGCGCGCGGCGATGGGCTCGTTGCACCCGTTCCGCCGGCTGCCCGACGCGTTGCCGCCCGAGCTCGTCGAGGTGGCCGACGCGCTCGCCGTCCTGCGCGACCTGCACCGGCGGCGCAACCGCCGGCCGCTCGCCGACACCATCGCCCGCCTGCTCGCCGCGGTGCGCGCGCACGCCGGGCTGGCGATCTGGCCGACGGGCGAGCAGGCGCTGGCGAACGTCACGCGCCTCATGGACATGGCGCGGCGCGCGGAGCGGCAGGGCGTCACCTCGTTCCGCGCCTTCGTCGAACGTCTCGAGCGCGACGCCGAGGACGGCGAGGCGGGCGAGGCGCCGATCGTCGAGGACGGCACCGAGGGCGTGCGCCTCATGACCGTGCACCGCGCGAAGGGCCTCGAGTTCCCGGTCGTGATGCTGGTCGATCCGACCGCCAGCATGACGCCGCTCGAGCCGCAGCGTCACGTCGACCCCGCGCGCAACCTCTGCGCGCTGCGCCTCGCGGGGGCGGCGCCGGCGGAGCTGGCCAGCGCGCGCGAGGAGGAGCAGGCACGCGAGCACGAGGAGGCGGTGCGTCTTCTCTACGTCGCCGCCACACGCGCGCGCGACCTGCTCGTCGTCGGCGCGCTCGGCGACGGCCCGGGCGACGTCCTCGCCGACAGCTGGCTGTCGCCGCTGTGGCCCGCCCTGTACCCGCCCGCCGACCGCAGCCGCGTGCCGGAGGAGACGCAGCCGCCGGGCTGTCCCGAGCTGCGCGGCGACTGCGTGGTGGAGCGCTCGGATCGGGTGCCGCGGCCCGAAGGCTCGGTCGCGCCGGGGCTGCACCGACCGGCGCTCGGCACCCACGCCGTCGTGTGGTGGGCGCCGTCGGCGCTGCGCCTCGGCGTCGAGGAGAAGGTGGGGCAGAAGCAGCAGGCGCTGCTGCGCGCCGACGAGTCCGGCGCGCGCTCCGACGCCGGCGTGGAGGCGCACGCCGCATGGCTGGCGACGCACGCGCGGGTGCGCGCCGCCGCCGGCACGCCGAGCCTCGTCGTCACCACCGCGACGGAGCGCGCCGCGGCCGATGCGCGCGGCGGCGAGGACGTCGGGCTCGAGGCCGTCGGGGCGCCCGGCGCGCGGCCGCACGGCACGCGCTTCGGGACGCTCGTCCACGCCGTGCTCGCGGCGGTCCCCCTCGACGCCGACGCGCCGACCGTCGACGCGGTGGCGGTGCTCCAGGGTCGCATCCTCGGGGCCGCGGCCGACGAGGTCACGGCCGCCGCGCGCGTGGTGCTGGCGGCGCTCGCACATCCGTTGCTGCGCCGGGCCGCCGCGGCGACGGTGTGCCGGCGTGAGACGCCGGTGCTGCTGCGGCTCGACGACGGCACGCTGGTCGAGGGCGTGATCGACGCCGCCTTCGAGGAGCCGACGGGATGGACGGTGATCGACTGGAAGACGGATCTCGAGCTGGGCGAGCGCGTGGAGCAGTACCGCCGCCAGGTCGCGCTCTACGCCGCCGCGGTGGCGCGGGCGACGGGACGCCCGGCGCGCGGCGTGCTGCTGCGGGTGTGA